In a genomic window of Streptomyces sp. SJL17-4:
- a CDS encoding DUF4350 domain-containing protein, translating into MSRPATSTTSTALSARRLWARARGAALVLALIVIGGLALATLRSSDAHGSLDPRSADPNGSRAVAELLTSHGIELTLATTLDEATTATDPDATLLVTTPDLLTRSQQSTLRRAMTDSTGRTVLVGAGQPSLDTLVPGVTSSTSAPVENRAPSCTLAEATRAGSVDLGGERYVTTPGTTADSCYLSEGLPTLLRLPGPDTTDTVLLGSPDILYNKRLDQQGNASLALQLLGSRPHVVWYLPSLTDASAAADAPDDSTTGNFLSLIPSGWLWGTLQLAIAALLAAIWRGRRLGPLVTERLPVALRASEATEGRARLYRKANARDRAASVLRTATRTRIAPLLGVPVQDAHSADRLLPALSARLPETTADPRHLLFGPAPADDAALIRLADQLDALEREVRTS; encoded by the coding sequence ATGAGCCGCCCGGCCACCAGCACGACGTCCACCGCCCTCTCCGCCCGCCGGCTCTGGGCCCGAGCCCGCGGCGCGGCCCTCGTCCTCGCCCTGATCGTCATCGGTGGCCTCGCCCTCGCGACGCTGCGGTCCTCCGATGCCCATGGCTCCCTCGACCCCCGTTCCGCCGACCCGAACGGCAGCCGGGCCGTCGCCGAACTCCTCACGTCCCATGGCATCGAGCTCACCCTCGCCACCACCCTCGACGAGGCCACAACGGCGACCGACCCCGACGCGACGCTCCTGGTCACCACCCCCGACCTGCTGACGCGGTCTCAGCAGTCCACGCTCCGCCGGGCCATGACGGACTCCACCGGCCGCACGGTCCTCGTCGGCGCGGGGCAGCCCTCCCTCGACACCCTCGTCCCAGGAGTCACCAGCTCCACCAGCGCCCCCGTGGAGAACCGCGCCCCCTCCTGCACCCTGGCGGAGGCCACCCGCGCCGGCAGCGTCGACCTCGGCGGCGAGCGCTACGTCACCACCCCCGGCACCACCGCGGACTCCTGCTACCTCTCCGAAGGCCTGCCAACGCTGCTCCGCCTCCCCGGGCCGGACACCACCGACACCGTCCTGCTCGGCTCGCCCGACATCCTCTACAACAAGCGTCTCGACCAGCAGGGCAACGCCTCGCTCGCCCTGCAACTCCTCGGCTCCCGGCCCCATGTCGTCTGGTACCTCCCCTCCCTGACCGATGCCTCCGCCGCCGCCGACGCACCCGACGACAGCACCACGGGCAACTTCCTCTCCCTCATCCCCTCCGGCTGGCTGTGGGGCACACTCCAGCTCGCGATCGCGGCCCTGCTCGCCGCCATCTGGCGCGGCCGCCGCCTCGGCCCCCTGGTGACCGAACGCCTCCCCGTCGCCCTCCGCGCCTCCGAGGCCACCGAGGGCCGCGCCCGCCTCTACCGCAAGGCGAACGCCCGCGACCGCGCCGCCTCGGTGCTGCGCACCGCGACCCGCACCCGGATCGCCCCGCTGCTCGGCGTCCCCGTCCAGGACGCCCACTCCGCCGATCGTCTCCTCCCCGCACTCTCCGCCCGGCTCCCCGAGACCACTGCGGACCCCCGACACCTCCTCTTCGGCCCGGCTCCCGCCGACGACGCCGCTCTCATCCGCCTGGCGGACCAACTCGACGCCCTCGAAAGAGAGGTACGCACCTCATG
- a CDS encoding DUF4129 domain-containing protein, producing the protein MTVTGGTTTALARLGADDDIPVDISRVPAQEAAERELSKPMYHENDPNLLQRGLDRFWEWVGDLFEAASGAAPGGVIGLVVVVLLVIAAVAALWWRLGTPHRAPGTTGDSLFADGPRTARDHRAAAARHASAGRWNQAVQERTRAIVRSLEERALLDPRPGRTADEAAAEASRSLPSHADDLRLAVRVFDDVTYGGRAADGPAYRRIEELDTALEHTRPVLDTASTGTPA; encoded by the coding sequence GTGACGGTCACGGGGGGAACGACCACGGCACTGGCGCGGCTCGGCGCCGACGACGACATCCCGGTGGACATCTCCCGCGTCCCCGCCCAGGAGGCGGCGGAGCGGGAGCTGTCCAAGCCGATGTACCACGAGAACGACCCGAACCTCCTCCAGCGCGGCCTCGACCGCTTCTGGGAGTGGGTCGGCGACCTCTTCGAGGCCGCGTCGGGTGCCGCCCCCGGCGGCGTGATCGGCCTCGTCGTGGTCGTCCTGCTCGTGATCGCCGCGGTCGCCGCCCTCTGGTGGCGCCTCGGCACCCCCCACCGCGCACCGGGCACCACCGGCGACTCCCTCTTCGCGGACGGCCCCCGCACCGCCCGCGACCACCGGGCAGCCGCCGCCCGCCACGCCTCCGCCGGCCGCTGGAACCAGGCCGTCCAGGAACGCACGCGGGCCATCGTCCGCTCCCTCGAGGAACGCGCCCTGCTCGATCCCCGCCCCGGCCGCACCGCGGACGAGGCCGCCGCCGAAGCGAGCCGCTCCCTGCCCTCCCACGCGGACGACCTGCGCCTCGCCGTCCGCGTCTTCGACGACGTCACATACGGCGGCCGCGCCGCCGACGGGCCGGCGTACCGCCGCATCGAGGAGCTGGACACGGCCCTGGAGCACACCCGTCCCGTCCTCGACACCGCCTCCACGGGGACACCCGCATGA
- a CDS encoding HAD family hydrolase, producing MTHADPLTETLANARVVLFDFDGPVCDVFAGLPAPEVAQELTALLSAQDEAAGAKASQTDDPIEVLRIAHEADTELGRQIEQALTAAEVRAVAVAGKPTPGAAEALQAARVAGRGVAVVSNNSTECVRVFLELHGLEEYVTKIVGRPSEQPHLMKPNPFPLITAAEQMHVDVTSCTLIGDSLTDIQAAHAAGATVIGYANKPHKADQFAEAQADVITEDMQAIADAFTTT from the coding sequence TTGACGCACGCTGACCCCCTCACCGAGACCCTGGCGAACGCCCGCGTCGTCCTCTTCGACTTCGACGGACCCGTGTGCGACGTGTTCGCGGGACTGCCGGCGCCCGAGGTCGCGCAGGAGCTGACCGCCCTCCTCTCCGCTCAGGATGAAGCCGCGGGCGCAAAAGCCTCCCAGACGGACGACCCCATCGAGGTCCTGCGCATCGCGCACGAAGCCGATACCGAACTGGGCCGGCAGATCGAGCAGGCCCTCACGGCCGCCGAGGTCCGAGCCGTCGCGGTGGCAGGCAAGCCGACGCCAGGAGCAGCCGAAGCACTCCAGGCAGCACGTGTGGCCGGTCGAGGCGTAGCGGTGGTGAGCAACAACTCCACCGAGTGCGTACGGGTCTTCCTTGAACTTCACGGCCTGGAGGAGTACGTCACGAAGATCGTGGGTCGACCCTCCGAGCAGCCGCACCTGATGAAACCGAACCCGTTCCCGCTCATCACGGCAGCCGAGCAAATGCACGTCGACGTCACGAGCTGCACCCTGATCGGCGACTCGCTCACTGACATCCAGGCGGCCCACGCAGCAGGCGCAACGGTGATCGGCTACGCCAACAAGCCTCACAAGGCGGACCAGTTCGCCGAGGCGCAGGCCGACGTCATCACCGAGGACATGCAGGCCATCGCCGACGCGTTTACCACCACGTGA
- the mtrA gene encoding two-component system response regulator MtrA translates to MKGRVLVVDDDTALAEMLGIVLRGEGFEPSFVADGDKALAAFREAKPDLVLLDLMLPGRDGIEVCRLIRAESGVPIVMLTAKSDTVDVVVGLESGADDYIVKPFKPKELVARIRARLRRSEEPAPEQLTIGDLVIDVAGHSVKRDGQSIALTPLEFDLLVALARKPWQVFTREVLLEQVWGYRHAADTRLVNVHVQRLRSKVEKDPERPEIVVTVRGVGYKAGPS, encoded by the coding sequence ATGAAGGGACGCGTTCTTGTCGTCGACGACGACACCGCACTGGCCGAGATGCTCGGCATCGTGCTGCGGGGTGAAGGGTTCGAGCCGTCGTTCGTCGCGGACGGTGACAAGGCGCTTGCCGCATTCCGGGAGGCCAAGCCTGACCTGGTGCTGCTCGACCTGATGCTGCCCGGGAGGGACGGCATCGAGGTGTGCCGCCTGATCAGGGCCGAGTCGGGTGTGCCGATCGTCATGCTCACCGCGAAGAGCGACACGGTCGACGTGGTCGTGGGTCTGGAGTCCGGGGCCGACGACTACATCGTCAAGCCGTTCAAGCCGAAGGAGCTCGTGGCCCGTATTCGGGCGCGGCTGCGGAGGTCCGAGGAGCCGGCGCCCGAGCAGCTCACCATCGGTGACCTGGTCATCGACGTGGCAGGGCACTCCGTGAAGCGGGACGGGCAGTCCATCGCCCTGACGCCGCTGGAGTTCGACCTGCTCGTCGCGCTGGCGCGCAAGCCGTGGCAGGTGTTCACGCGTGAGGTGCTCCTGGAGCAGGTCTGGGGCTACCGGCACGCGGCCGACACCCGGCTGGTGAACGTGCACGTACAGCGGCTGCGCTCGAAGGTCGAGAAGGACCCCGAGCGGCCGGAGATCGTGGTGACCGTCCGTGGCGTCGGTTACAAGGCGGGGCCGAGCTGA
- the mtrB gene encoding MtrAB system histidine kinase MtrB, which yields MSTGSAAPRPGDPGVRTGRAAGPGRGGSRSGRPPRGGRLFRDGTPGGPVLRLFARWVRRPLLPAVRLWRRNIQLRIVAGTLLMSLGVVLLLGLVVIGQVRNGLLDAKERAAQSQAAGGFSAAQDRAATTASAPGQQDGARAGASVNWRSTLVEQLASGGQSAFNVVALSLDTGDAASRGARASGEVDPTTSIPAELRHQVAQGTDTLQKFTRIHYTSGKQSEAGLVIGKRLNDAEGTQYELYYLFPLTQEEDSLTLVKGTLATAGLFVMVLLGAIAWLMVRQVVTPVRMAAGIAERLSAGRLQERMKVTGEDDIARLGEAFNKMAQNLQLKIQQLEELSRMQRRFVSDVSHELRTPLTTVRMAADVIHEARVDFDPITARSAELLGDQLDRFESLLSDLLEISRFDAGAAALEAEPIDLRQVVRRVIGGAEPLAERKGTRIVVVGDKQPVVAEADARRVERVLRNLVVNAVEHGEGRDVVVKLAAAGGAVAVAVRDYGVGLKPGEATRVFNRFWRADPARARTTGGTGLGLSIAVEDARLHGGWLQAWGEPGGGSQFRLTLPRTADEPLRGSPIPLEPEDSRRNREQAAAGRAQDNARLAAVPAQPVGDRQQLPVPPRLPAPSRATVDPTALPGSGARVVARASAENDGGGAVSATADAEREDGTRGR from the coding sequence ATGAGTACAGGCAGTGCTGCTCCGAGGCCCGGGGACCCGGGAGTCCGTACGGGGCGGGCTGCCGGACCGGGGCGGGGGGGCTCGCGTTCCGGCCGTCCGCCGCGCGGTGGACGGCTGTTCCGGGACGGGACCCCCGGTGGGCCGGTCCTCCGGCTCTTCGCGCGCTGGGTGCGCCGGCCGTTGCTGCCCGCTGTGCGGCTGTGGCGGCGCAACATCCAGCTGCGGATCGTCGCCGGCACCCTGCTGATGTCGCTCGGTGTCGTGCTGCTCCTCGGCCTGGTCGTGATCGGCCAGGTCCGCAACGGCCTGCTCGACGCCAAGGAGAGGGCCGCCCAGAGTCAGGCCGCCGGCGGGTTCTCCGCCGCCCAGGACCGGGCGGCGACGACGGCCTCGGCACCCGGTCAGCAGGACGGGGCGCGGGCCGGTGCCTCCGTGAACTGGCGTTCCACGCTGGTCGAGCAGCTCGCCAGTGGTGGTCAGAGCGCCTTCAACGTGGTCGCGCTCTCCCTCGACACCGGTGATGCCGCGAGCCGCGGCGCCCGTGCGTCCGGCGAGGTCGACCCGACCACGAGCATCCCCGCCGAACTACGGCACCAGGTGGCGCAGGGCACGGACACCTTGCAGAAGTTCACCCGCATCCACTACACCAGCGGCAAACAGTCCGAGGCCGGTCTGGTGATCGGCAAGCGACTGAACGACGCCGAGGGCACCCAGTACGAGCTGTACTACCTCTTCCCGCTGACCCAGGAGGAGGACTCACTCACCCTGGTCAAGGGCACCCTCGCGACCGCCGGGCTGTTCGTCATGGTGCTGCTCGGCGCCATCGCCTGGCTCATGGTGCGCCAGGTCGTCACACCGGTACGGATGGCCGCCGGGATCGCCGAGCGGCTCTCGGCCGGCCGCCTCCAGGAACGGATGAAGGTCACCGGCGAGGACGACATCGCCCGGCTCGGCGAGGCCTTCAACAAGATGGCCCAGAACCTCCAGCTCAAGATCCAGCAGCTGGAGGAGCTGTCGCGGATGCAGCGCCGGTTCGTCTCGGACGTCTCGCACGAGCTGCGTACCCCGCTCACCACGGTCCGGATGGCCGCCGACGTCATCCATGAGGCCCGGGTCGACTTCGACCCCATCACCGCCCGCTCCGCGGAACTCCTCGGCGATCAGCTGGACCGCTTCGAGTCGCTGCTCTCCGACCTTCTGGAGATCAGCCGCTTCGACGCGGGAGCGGCGGCCCTGGAGGCCGAGCCGATAGACCTGCGGCAGGTCGTGCGCCGGGTCATCGGCGGCGCCGAACCCCTCGCCGAACGCAAGGGCACCCGGATCGTGGTCGTCGGCGACAAGCAGCCCGTGGTGGCCGAGGCGGACGCCCGCCGGGTCGAGCGGGTGCTGCGCAACCTCGTCGTCAACGCCGTCGAGCACGGCGAGGGCCGTGACGTGGTGGTGAAGCTGGCGGCCGCCGGCGGGGCCGTCGCCGTCGCCGTGCGCGACTACGGCGTCGGACTCAAGCCGGGCGAGGCGACCCGGGTCTTCAACCGCTTCTGGCGCGCCGACCCCGCCCGCGCGCGGACCACCGGCGGCACCGGCCTCGGCCTGTCGATCGCGGTGGAGGACGCCCGGCTGCACGGCGGCTGGCTCCAGGCCTGGGGAGAGCCCGGCGGAGGTTCGCAGTTCCGGCTCACGCTGCCGCGGACCGCGGACGAGCCGCTGCGGGGCTCCCCGATACCCCTGGAGCCCGAGGACTCGCGGCGCAACCGCGAGCAGGCGGCCGCCGGCCGGGCCCAGGACAACGCCCGCCTGGCGGCGGTGCCGGCGCAGCCCGTCGGCGACCGGCAGCAGCTGCCCGTACCGCCGAGGCTGCCCGCGCCGTCGCGGGCGACCGTCGACCCGACGGCCCTGCCCGGCAGCGGTGCCAGGGTCGTGGCGCGTGCGTCGGCGGAGAACGACGGCGGTGGGGCGGTTTCGGCCACGGCCGACGCGGAGCGGGAGGACGGGACACGTGGGCGCTGA
- a CDS encoding LpqB family beta-propeller domain-containing protein, producing the protein MPDSGDVQPVKGANQGDSQVRVYAVAPRENADPNEIVDGFLEAMTSDDPGFATARKYLTDQAERTWKPEQSITVLTTAPNRDLADRNADPDDRGRAYPISGRKIARVDARHAYEPISPAAYLQSIHVVQQPSANGKGKEWRIDSLPPGLVLGEADFLRNYRSVNKYYFASGENWVVADPVYIRQRQDPVTRMDPVTQTVRALLEGPTNWLKPAVDSSFPSGAELRKGVTTLTPDDQSTLKVPLNAKADLVGGERCRRMAAQMLFTLRDLTSVNAEQVELQGSKGQALCRLGQGQAADEFAPVRNTGRDENPYFVDEDHKLKMLVVGGKEAGEPAEVPGPLGKGTTRLKSVAVDRGETRAAGVGETGRELFVSSITTEEEAAPAILRSKAVKPTDRLSAPSWDGRGNLWIADRDPAAPQLWMVPDGTGDPVKVHTPWLADDVRIESLRVSADGVRIALVVTRGGDTTLQIGRVQRQTSGDEAVVSVRDLQPAAPRMESVTAVSWAGPSRLVVVGKEAGGVQQIRYLQTDGSTSATSVLPGLNGVTSVAAPHMGSVPLVADSGNDGIVRLAPGTNWQPVVKTGTSPVYPG; encoded by the coding sequence ATGCCCGACAGCGGCGACGTCCAGCCGGTCAAGGGGGCCAACCAGGGCGACTCGCAGGTGCGGGTCTACGCCGTGGCGCCCCGGGAGAACGCCGACCCGAACGAGATCGTCGACGGCTTCCTCGAAGCCATGACCAGTGACGACCCCGGCTTCGCCACCGCCCGCAAGTACCTGACGGACCAGGCCGAGCGGACCTGGAAGCCGGAGCAGAGCATCACCGTGCTCACCACCGCGCCCAACCGCGACCTGGCCGACCGCAACGCCGACCCCGACGACCGGGGCCGCGCCTACCCGATCTCCGGCCGCAAGATCGCGCGCGTGGACGCCCGGCACGCGTACGAGCCGATCAGCCCCGCCGCGTACCTCCAGTCGATCCACGTCGTGCAGCAGCCCTCGGCCAACGGCAAGGGCAAGGAGTGGCGCATCGACAGCCTGCCGCCGGGCCTGGTGCTCGGCGAGGCCGATTTCCTGCGCAACTACCGGTCGGTCAACAAGTACTACTTCGCCTCCGGGGAGAACTGGGTCGTCGCCGACCCTGTCTACATCCGGCAGCGCCAGGACCCCGTCACCCGGATGGACCCGGTGACGCAGACGGTCAGGGCGCTCCTCGAAGGACCCACGAACTGGCTGAAGCCGGCCGTCGACTCCAGCTTCCCCTCCGGTGCGGAGCTGCGGAAGGGCGTCACCACGCTCACCCCCGACGACCAGTCCACGCTCAAGGTGCCGCTGAACGCCAAGGCGGACCTGGTGGGCGGCGAACGGTGCCGGCGGATGGCGGCGCAGATGCTGTTCACGCTGCGCGACCTGACCTCCGTCAACGCCGAGCAGGTGGAGCTCCAGGGTTCGAAGGGCCAGGCGCTGTGCCGTCTCGGCCAGGGGCAGGCGGCCGACGAGTTCGCGCCCGTGCGGAACACGGGCCGGGACGAGAACCCGTACTTCGTCGACGAGGACCACAAGCTGAAGATGCTCGTCGTCGGGGGCAAGGAGGCCGGCGAGCCCGCCGAGGTGCCCGGCCCGCTCGGCAAGGGCACCACGCGGCTCAAGTCGGTCGCCGTCGACCGGGGCGAGACCCGCGCGGCCGGGGTCGGGGAGACGGGTCGCGAGCTGTTCGTCTCCTCCATCACCACCGAGGAGGAGGCGGCGCCGGCGATCCTGCGCAGCAAGGCCGTCAAGCCCACCGACCGGCTGTCCGCGCCCAGCTGGGACGGCCGGGGCAACCTGTGGATCGCCGACCGCGACCCCGCCGCCCCCCAGCTGTGGATGGTGCCCGACGGCACCGGCGACCCCGTCAAGGTGCATACGCCGTGGCTGGCGGACGACGTGCGGATCGAGTCCCTGCGGGTCTCCGCCGACGGGGTCCGGATCGCGCTCGTGGTCACCCGGGGCGGGGACACGACCCTGCAGATCGGCCGGGTCCAGCGGCAGACGTCGGGCGACGAGGCGGTCGTCTCCGTGCGCGACCTCCAGCCCGCCGCGCCCCGGATGGAGTCGGTCACGGCCGTCTCCTGGGCCGGGCCGAGCCGGCTCGTCGTCGTCGGCAAGGAGGCCGGCGGCGTCCAGCAGATCCGCTACCTCCAGACGGACGGCTCGACCTCGGCGACCTCGGTGCTTCCCGGCCTGAACGGGGTGACCTCGGTGGCCGCGCCGCACATGGGCTCCGTGCCGCTGGTCGCCGACTCCGGCAACGACGGCATCGTGCGGCTCGCGCCGGGCACGAACTGGCAGCCCGTGGTCAAGACCGGGACCTCGCCCGTCTATCCGGGGTAG
- a CDS encoding ComF family protein has translation MRGWWREIAGLVLPVACGGCGRPRIELCPSCEAALTGAGEGPRRVRPSPEPAGLPVVHAVAPYAGAVRELLIAHKERGALTLARPLGGALAAAVEAAAGGVEGPGARPLLLVPVPSSRRSVRARGHDPTRRIALAAAARLRGSGRPARVVPVLRQRRYVADQAGLGARGRLANLSGALEVVPGGGRLLRAGKVVLVDDLMTTGASLAEAARVLGGVHVPFIPGIPHGLPGGSAQRGFEQREAAVIASSPASFELNRNSPGTWIVAGGER, from the coding sequence ATGCGGGGGTGGTGGCGCGAGATCGCCGGGCTGGTGCTGCCGGTCGCCTGCGGAGGCTGCGGCAGGCCGCGCATCGAGCTGTGCCCGTCGTGCGAGGCCGCGTTGACCGGGGCGGGGGAGGGGCCGCGCAGGGTGCGGCCGTCGCCCGAGCCGGCCGGGCTGCCCGTCGTGCATGCCGTCGCGCCGTACGCCGGTGCCGTACGCGAACTGCTCATCGCCCACAAGGAACGCGGGGCGCTCACCCTCGCCCGGCCTCTGGGCGGCGCCCTTGCCGCCGCCGTGGAGGCCGCTGCCGGGGGCGTCGAGGGCCCCGGGGCGCGGCCGCTGCTCCTTGTACCGGTGCCCTCCTCGCGGCGCTCCGTACGGGCGCGTGGCCACGATCCGACGCGGCGGATCGCGCTGGCCGCGGCGGCCCGGCTGCGGGGCTCGGGCCGGCCGGCGCGGGTCGTGCCGGTGCTGCGGCAGCGGCGGTACGTGGCGGACCAGGCGGGTCTCGGTGCGCGCGGGCGGCTCGCGAACCTCTCCGGCGCGCTGGAGGTCGTGCCCGGCGGCGGGCGGCTGCTCCGGGCGGGAAAGGTGGTCCTCGTCGACGATCTGATGACCACGGGCGCCTCACTGGCGGAGGCGGCGCGCGTCCTCGGAGGCGTACACGTTCCGTTCATTCCTGGAATACCGCACGGCTTACCGGGTGGTTCGGCGCAGCGCGGATTCGAACAGCGGGAAGCGGCTGTGATCGCATCCTCTCCCGCCTCGTTCGAATTAAACCGGAACTCGCCAGGAACTTGGATCGTTGCAGGTGGTGAGAGGTGA
- the raiA gene encoding ribosome-associated translation inhibitor RaiA — protein sequence MDIVVKGRKTEVPERFRKHVAEKLKLEKIQKLDGKVISLDVEVSKEHNPRQADRSDRVEITLHSRGPVIRAEAAAADPYAALDLASDKLEARLRKQHDKRYTRRGNGRLSAAEVGDVVPGAAKLNGDGQLVADETDKVPTTMMGSIEVQGEGPLVVREKTHRAAPMTLDQALYEMELVGHDFYLFVDSDTKQPSVVYRRHAYDYGVIHVESDPLAEGGGAGGALGG from the coding sequence GTGGACATCGTCGTCAAGGGCCGCAAGACCGAGGTGCCCGAGCGGTTCCGCAAGCACGTGGCCGAGAAGCTGAAGCTGGAGAAGATCCAGAAGCTCGACGGCAAGGTGATCAGCCTCGACGTCGAGGTGTCCAAGGAACACAACCCGCGGCAGGCCGACAGGTCCGACCGCGTGGAGATCACCCTCCACTCCCGAGGCCCGGTGATCCGGGCGGAAGCCGCGGCGGCGGACCCGTACGCGGCGCTCGACCTCGCCAGCGACAAGCTCGAGGCACGACTGCGCAAGCAGCACGACAAGCGGTACACCCGCCGTGGGAACGGCAGGCTTTCGGCGGCGGAGGTCGGGGACGTGGTGCCCGGCGCCGCCAAGCTCAACGGAGACGGCCAGCTCGTCGCCGACGAGACCGACAAGGTGCCCACCACGATGATGGGCTCGATCGAAGTCCAGGGCGAAGGCCCGCTGGTGGTCCGCGAGAAGACCCACCGGGCCGCACCGATGACGCTCGACCAGGCTCTCTACGAGATGGAGCTGGTCGGACACGACTTCTACCTCTTCGTCGACTCCGACACGAAGCAGCCGAGTGTCGTCTACCGCCGACACGCCTATGACTACGGCGTCATCCACGTGGAGAGCGACCCGCTCGCCGAGGGTGGCGGCGCCGGTGGTGCGCTCGGCGGCTGA
- a CDS encoding response regulator transcription factor, translating into MADSFGPVLSGREHGSAVPEGSDSDSGAFRREPIRVLVVDDHALFRRGLEIVLAQEEDIQVVGEAGDGAEAVDKAADLLPDIVLMDVRMPRRGGIEACTSIKEVAPSAKIIMLTISDEEADLYDAIKAGATGYLLKEISTDEVATAIRAVADGQSQISPSMASKLLTEFKSMIQRTDERRLVPAPRLTDRELEVLKLVATGMNNRDIAKELFISENTVKNHVRNILEKLQLHSRMEAVVYAMREKILEIR; encoded by the coding sequence ATGGCGGACAGCTTCGGGCCGGTGCTCAGCGGGCGCGAGCACGGTAGTGCGGTTCCGGAGGGATCGGATTCGGACAGCGGCGCATTCCGCAGGGAACCGATCCGGGTCCTCGTCGTGGACGACCATGCCCTCTTCCGCCGCGGACTCGAGATCGTCCTCGCGCAGGAGGAGGACATCCAGGTCGTCGGCGAGGCCGGTGACGGGGCGGAGGCCGTCGACAAGGCGGCCGATCTGCTGCCGGACATCGTCCTGATGGACGTACGGATGCCCCGGCGCGGCGGCATCGAGGCGTGCACCTCCATCAAGGAGGTGGCCCCCAGCGCGAAGATCATCATGCTGACGATCAGCGACGAGGAGGCCGACCTCTACGACGCGATCAAGGCCGGGGCCACCGGTTACCTCCTCAAGGAGATCTCCACCGACGAGGTCGCGACGGCGATCCGCGCGGTCGCCGACGGACAGTCGCAGATCAGCCCCTCGATGGCGTCGAAGCTCCTCACCGAGTTCAAGTCGATGATCCAGCGCACCGACGAGCGCAGGCTCGTGCCCGCGCCCCGGCTGACCGACCGCGAGCTGGAGGTCCTCAAGCTCGTCGCGACCGGGATGAACAACCGGGACATCGCCAAGGAGTTGTTCATCTCGGAGAACACGGTGAAGAACCACGTCCGGAACATCCTGGAGAAGCTGCAGCTGCACTCCCGGATGGAGGCCGTGGTCTACGCGATGCGGGAGAAGATCCTGGAGATCCGCTGA
- a CDS encoding crosslink repair DNA glycosylase YcaQ family protein, producing the protein MTTVPRPAAELSADDARRIALRAQGFLGAPDRRSGVRGVLRALGQVQLDTISVLARSHELIPYARLGAVGRKTVEGAYWTGSHAFEYWSHAACVLPVEEWPHFAFRRRAYRDRPHWHHDLSAGAYDKVIDQLRTEGPQTATELGGAKNKGEWWDWSDAKIAVERALMYGEVVVVERRGWKRVYDLAERAIPQTLLHDDLDDTECVRRLVRQAGEALGVGTRADIADYHRLKGEQFDAVVEAAGLVPVTVAGWGKPAWADPAALASEPRGRHRTTLLSPFDSLIWERARTERIFGFTHRLEAYVPKQKRIHGYFAMPVLAGGRLVGRVDPARDGGTLVARQVTLDGPKAVPAVARALREAAEWVGCDAVRVERVDAPGLTKDLVAALA; encoded by the coding sequence ATGACGACTGTGCCGCGCCCCGCCGCCGAACTGTCCGCCGACGATGCCCGCCGGATCGCGCTGCGAGCCCAGGGCTTCCTGGGCGCGCCCGACCGCAGGTCCGGGGTCCGCGGGGTGCTGCGCGCCCTCGGTCAGGTCCAGCTCGACACGATCTCCGTACTGGCCCGCTCACACGAGCTCATCCCGTACGCGCGCCTGGGCGCCGTGGGCCGCAAGACGGTCGAGGGCGCCTACTGGACCGGCTCTCACGCCTTCGAGTACTGGTCGCACGCCGCCTGCGTGCTGCCCGTCGAGGAGTGGCCGCACTTCGCGTTCCGCCGCCGCGCCTACCGCGACCGCCCGCACTGGCACCACGACCTGTCGGCCGGGGCGTACGACAAGGTGATCGACCAGCTGCGGACCGAGGGCCCGCAGACCGCGACGGAGCTGGGCGGCGCGAAGAACAAGGGCGAGTGGTGGGACTGGTCGGACGCCAAGATCGCCGTCGAGCGGGCGCTGATGTACGGCGAGGTGGTCGTGGTCGAGCGGCGCGGCTGGAAGCGGGTGTACGACCTGGCGGAGCGGGCGATCCCGCAGACTCTGCTCCACGACGACCTGGACGACACCGAGTGCGTGCGGCGGCTCGTCCGGCAGGCGGGCGAGGCGCTGGGCGTGGGCACGCGCGCGGACATCGCCGACTACCACCGGCTCAAGGGGGAGCAGTTCGACGCGGTGGTCGAGGCGGCGGGCCTCGTGCCGGTCACGGTGGCGGGCTGGGGGAAGCCGGCGTGGGCGGACCCGGCGGCGCTGGCCTCGGAGCCGCGCGGCCGGCACCGTACGACCCTGCTGTCGCCGTTCGACTCGCTGATCTGGGAGCGGGCCCGCACGGAGCGGATCTTCGGCTTCACGCACCGCCTGGAGGCGTACGTGCCGAAGCAGAAGCGGATCCACGGCTACTTCGCGATGCCGGTCCTCGCCGGTGGCCGTCTGGTCGGCCGGGTGGACCCCGCACGGGACGGCGGGACGCTCGTCGCCCGCCAGGTGACGCTCGACGGCCCGAAGGCCGTGCCGGCGGTGGCGCGGGCGCTGCGCGAGGCGGCCGAATGGGTCGGCTGCGACGCGGTGCGGGTGGAGCGGGTGGACGCCCCGGGGCTGACCAAGGACCTGGTGGCGGCTCTGGCGTAG